A genomic segment from Spinacia oleracea cultivar Varoflay chromosome 3, BTI_SOV_V1, whole genome shotgun sequence encodes:
- the LOC130469660 gene encoding uncharacterized protein: protein MSAIWLLLRYGSHSFDIRVGDMEKYRLLKLFLDIFEESVKQDVFLPSTFSLYVEGPCGKVELNDDKTLRLLWGWNWGKDTAEIWVEGTDKPGLVFRNAVATIENHRKEKERQLKERQEELLRAQREEEEAMRKQQEREDILREIQEQMEYTVAMEVPVVDCEDMKVEYVRVISKDDADEVFPGCSQPQQTQESPKKQPTPPKHTNHVASKSKGKDKPASKKLTPKRRASAKQSTPQKQPTPPKQPTKQPTPPPPPPPPQKEPTQPKQQQHTPPPEHPTSPPQQQQHTPPPEHPTSPPQHHTPPPPPQNPTPPQNNQTDEPNNQAPPDQAQPVKKKGGRARPEGFRINKVTAKKAGTWVSKGKGKGRKGTGRSKTPGVFADVGEICSEEESEDSDYEESDSEQ from the coding sequence ATGAGTGCTATTTGGTTGTTACTACGTTATGGGTCACATAGTTTTGATATTAGAGTGGGAGACATGGAAAAATATCGTTTGTTGAAGTTGTTTCTTGATATCTTTGAGGAATCAGTTAAGCAAGATGTTTTTTTGCCTAGTACCTTTAGCTTGTATGTTGAGGGTCCTTGTGGTAAGGTTGAATTGAATGATGATAAGACTTTAAGGCTTCTGTGGGGATGGAATTGGGGTAAAGACACTGCTGAAATTTGGGTTGAGGGAACAGATAAACCAGGATTGGTGTTTAGGAATGCTGTTGCAACAATTGAGAATCATAGAAAGGAAAAAGAGAGACAACTTAAGGAGAGACAAGAGGAACTGTTGAGGGCTCaaagagaggaggaagaggCAATGAGGAAACAACAGGAAAGGGAGGACATTTTGAGGGAAATACAGGAACAAATGGAGTACACTGTGGCTATGGAGGTCCCTGTTGTTGATTGTGAGGACATGAAGGTTGAGTATGTGAGAGTCATTAGCAAAGATGATGCTGATGAGGTGTTTCCAGGTTGCTCTCAACCACAACAAACACAAGAATCCCCAAAGAAACAACCCACCCCACCCAAACACACAAATCATGTTGCTTCTAAGTCAAAAGGCAAGGATAAGCCTGCTTCTAAGAAACTAACCCCCAAAAGGAGGGCATCAGCTAAACAATCCACCCCACAGAAACAACCCACCCCACCTAAACAACCCACCAAACAACCTacaccaccacccccaccaccCCCACCACAGAAAGAACCCACCCaaccaaaacaacaacaacacacaccacCACCAGAACATCCCACCTCtccaccacaacaacaacaacacacaccacCACCAGAACATCCCACCTCTCCACCACAACATCAcacccctccaccaccaccacaaaatCCCACTCCACCACAGAACAACCAAACTGATGAGCCTAACAATCAAGCACCACCTGATCAAGCTCAGCCAGTGAAAAAGAAGGGGGGCAGAGCTAGACCTGAGGGGTTTAGGATTAACAAAGTCACTGCTAAGAAGGCTGGAACTTGGGTTTCCAAGGGAAAGGGAAAAGGGAGAAAGGGTACAGGAAGGTCTAAGACACCAGGGGTTTTTGCTGATGTTGGTGAGATATGTTCAGAAGAGGAGAGTGAGGATTCTGATTATGAGGAATCAGATTCTGAACAATAG
- the LOC110786733 gene encoding uncharacterized protein: MDKAYKNGKIWTDQPYGSIKLEPWLIFHDKATFLEVLRSYCIQEGFGLSVERADNRRYTAVCAVESCDWRIHASRLFDNVSWAIKVISGSHRTCGRLEENPVVTSEWLCKHMLGEIEANPEIPVETLRRYAQEKFQLRVKKRLLYKVRSMAKGKLHGGWAEAYELLPRYAEMIKQTNPGSHALITWGASSGDVNPKFRACFFSFAAQVRGFLRGCRPIIGIDGAHLSGFYKGILLTAVGIDGNNEIFVLAYGIVDTESCDSWTYFMRCLRQMFEQEGCNRDDWTFISDRMKGVELAVRETFPRATRRVCCQHLYMNCKNNGFSGSAFHKLFWIAANAYNEYVFGKAMEKISEYNANATAYLNSCIEQWSRHKFDSTVCCDHNTTNFVESFNACTKPFRDMPRVGARFDKAVDMEEGQLTAYALKELEERTAESRLCYATACGGGEFEVRDGHVNFPIRLATRSCACGKWQICGIPCKHALRVIYDQRMNPHDFISPWFKAPAYKLTYAEHIHPMADPSQWPDFGLPSIQPPTIKRPSGRPAKKIKRGANEPKKGKRNTNVKCGKCREFGHNSRTCKSGGTSATGPSTSKSGAAGASTSNGGPNTRKRSKAAA; the protein is encoded by the exons ATGGATAAGGCCTATAAAAATGGCAAAATATGGACTGATCAACCATATGGGTCCATTAAGTTAGAACCCTGGTTGATCTTTCATGATAAGGCCACATTTCTTGAAGTGTTGAGAAGTTACTGCATACAGGAGGGGTTTGGGCTTAGTGTTGAGAGGGCTGACAATAGGAGGTACACAGCAGTGTGTGCAGTGGAGTCATGTGACTGGAGGATACATGCCAGTAGGTTGTTTGACAATGTTAGCTGGGCCATTAAGGTGATCAGTGGGTCCCACAGAACTTGTGGGAGGCTTGAGGAGAATCCAGTGGTGACCTCTGAGTGGTTGTGTAAGCATATGTTGGGGGAAATAGAGGCAAATCCAGAGATTCCAGTGGAGACATTGAGGAGGTATGCACAGGAGAAGTTTCAGTTGAGGGTGAAAAAGAGGCTATTGTACAAGGTCAGGAGTATGGCAAAGGGAAAGCTGCATGGTGGTTGGGCTGAAGCATATGAGCTGTTGCCTAGATATGCTGAGATGATTAAGCAAACAAACCCAGGGAGTCATGCACTTATAACATGGGGGGCCAGTAGTGGGGATGTGAACCCAAAATTCAGAGCTTGCTTCTTCTCATTTGCTGCACAAGTCAGGGGGTTTCTAAGGGGTTGTAGGCCCATAATTGGAATAGATGGGGCTCATTTAAGTGGTTTCTACAAGGGCATTCTACTGACAGCAGTTGGCATAGATGGGAACAATGAAATTTTTGTTCTTGCCTATGGGATAGTAGACACTGAGAGTTGTGACAGTTGGACCTACTTCATGAGATGTTTGAGGCAAATGTTTGAGCAGGAGGGTTGCAACAGAGATGATTGGACCTTCATCAGTGATAGGATGAAG GGTGTTGAGTTGGCAGTTAGAGAAACTTTTCCTAGAGCAACTAGGAGAGTTTGCTGCCAACACCTATACATGAATTGTAAGAACAATGGCTTCAGTGGATCTGCATTCCACAAGCTCTTTTGGATAGCTGCTAATGCATACAATGAGTATGTGTTTGGTAAGGCCATGGAAAAGATCAGTGAGTACAATGCAAATGCCACTGCATACTTGAACAGCTGCATTGAGCAGTGGTCTAGGCATAAGTTTGACTCTACTGtttgttgtgatcacaacacaACAAACTTTGTGGAGTCATTCAATGCATGCACAAAGCCCTTCAGAGACATGCCT AGGGTGGGGGCTAGATTTGACAAGGCAGTTGACATGGAGGAAGGTCAGCTCACTGCATATGCATTGAAAGAGTTAGAGGAGAGGACAGCTGAGTCCAGGTTATGTTATGCCACAGCATGTGGAGGGGGTGAATTTGAGGTTAGGGATGGACATGTCAACTTCCCAATTAGGCTTGCAACAAGAAGTTGTGCCTGTGGGAAGTGGCAGATCTGTGGAATCCCCTGCAAGCATGCACTGAGGGTCATATATGACCAAAGGATGAACCCCCATGATTTCATATCCCCATGGTTCAAGGCTCCTGCATACAAGCTAACCTATGCAGAACATATTCATCCTATGGCAGATCCATCTCAGTGGCCTGACTTTGGCCTTCCTTCCATTCAGCCTCCAACCATCAAAAGACCATCTGGCAGACCTGCTAAGAAGATAAAGAGAGGGGCAAATGAACCAAAGAAAGGGAAGAGGAACACAAATGTGAAATGTGGAAAGTGTAGAGAGTTTGGTCACAACTCAAGAACATGCAAGAGTGGAGGAACAAGTGCCACTGGACCAAGTACTTCAAAGAGTGGTGCAGCAGGAGCAAGTACATCAAATGGGGGACCAAACACAAGGAAGAGGTCAAAGGCAGCTGCATAG